GGCCGCGCCCATACAGATACCCTTCAGGTAGACGACGACCAGCGACCGGAGGCCGCCGACCTCGTCCGTACGGGCGCGTGCATCCATGGAGTGTTACGGCGCGAGTTCAGGCGTCGGAGCCATCATCTCGGTCGTGTTCGACTCCTGTGCGCCCTCGGGGCGGTCGATGACCGTCCGTTCGAGCGTAATCGTGGCGCCGTCCTCCTCGCCGAGCACCTGGCCTTCGGTCACGTCGGCCGTCGCGTTGTAGCGGTCGGTGACGAGCGTCTGCTCGTCCGTCTCGACCGGCGTCGTGAACTGGTAGGGACCGGCGGCGCGAACACTGACGTTCGTGTAGCCGGCATCGACGCCGTACTCCTCGTAGCCGGTCGTCGAGTACGGGAGCCGGAACGTCGCCTCACCGTCGGCGTCCGTCGTCACCTGCTGTTCGTAGACGAACGTCTCGGGCTGGCCGGTCCCAGTGTACTGGAGTTGTCCGTCGACGACCGTCGGCCGCTGGCGCTCGCGGGCGGTCATGTTCATCTGGACCTGTGCGGTGACGGTCGTGTCGGCCGGCCCCTCGACGGTCACCTCGGCACCCGGAACGCGCTCGAACGTCTTGACCGCGGCGCGGCGCGGGTCACGCGCGGACGATTCACTGCTCGCGTGGACGAGCCGGAACTGTTCGAGCGCCTCGACGGTCTCGGTCGGCGTGCCCGGCACGCCGCCGATCTGTGCGGTGCCGTCCTCATCGACGAACTCCTGTGCGGCGCTCATGTTGGCGAACCGGCGAGTGAGGTTTCCTTGCGAGGCGACCGGAATGCCGCGATTCAGGTCCCAGTCGTAGACGGTGACGCTGCCGTCGTCGTTGACCGGCGACATGCGGCTCCCGTGGCCCTGATACAGGCGGACGCGGAGACTCTCGTAGGCGCGCTGTGAGCTCAACAGCGTGAGCGTCCGCGCGAGGCTGTTGTCCTGCTGTTCGATGACCTGGTCGATGGAGGAGGACGTGTAGATGTACTGCTGGAGTTCCGTCGCGTTCACGTCGTAGTCGGTGAACGCGGTCGGGGCGCTGTACTTGCGCGTGCCGGGCATCCCGAGCTGGTAGTCGACCATGACGTATCGGGTCTGCTCGCCGTTGCCGTTGTCGAGCATGCCGGTCGCGGTCTCCTCGTCGGGCGCGAGCAGCACGTCGGCCGCGTAGCCGGCGTTCTGCTGGAACGGGTTCGCGTTCGGAATCCGCTCGCCGAGGACCGTAATCCAGTGGCCGTAGTCCCACCACGCGAGGGTGCCGTACTCGCCGTCGGCGTACTGGTAGTCGTCGGTGCGGTCGTAGGTGCCGAGATACTCGAGGTCGCTCGGCGTCCCGTCGCCGTAGGCACCGATTGCGGGCGTGTTCTCGTTCATCCAGTCGAGCGTCCCCGTCCACCGGGTCACCTCACCGGGGTTCGCGGACCCCTGCGCGACATCGACCGCGTTGTAGCGTTGGGTCCCTGCCTGCGTCTGCTGGGAGATGGTGCCGACGGCAAGCGGAGCGGCGACGACGAGCAGGACGGTCAACACCGCCATCACCTGGTAGGCGGTCGGCTGCTCCATGGCGGCGATTCGCTCGCGCACGTCGACGATGCCGAACGTGAACGCGGCCGCGTAGCCGGTCAGCGCGGCGACCGGCACCGCGAGGTAGTAGCCGAACCGCTGTTGGGTGATCGCGGCGAGGAACATCCCGCCGAAGAGCACGAGCACGAGCAGCAGGTCGCTGCGCGGCTCGTCGTCGGTCGCGAGCCGGTAGAGGGCGACGACCGCTCCGACGAGGGCGACGTAGAATCCCAGCCCGAAGCTCTGATAGAACCGCGAGCCGACCTCGGCGAGCGGAATCGGCTGTGCCTCCTGCACGGTCCGGGACTCCTGGGTCGCGGTGTAGCCGAAGATGCGCGACACCTGCCCGACGAAGTAGTCGAACGTCTCGGGAAGGACGAGTGCGAACGCACCGAGCCCGACGACGCCGACGCCGAGCACACCCAGCGGGTAGAGTCGGGCGTCGAGCTCGCGGTCGTCCCACAGGCGGGCGAACGCCGCGAGGAAGCCACAGCCGGCGGCAAGTCCGACACCGAGCAGCGGCTGGAGCAGCGAGAGCTTCACCGCGTCGATGGTGAACACGTCGATGGTGACCAGCGTGAGGAGCGCGAAGACGACGCCCATGATCACACCGACGAAGAGCACGTGGTCGGGGCTGACGCCGCGGACCTGATACAGCGCGGCGGCGAGCGCGAAGAAGATGCCGAGCAGGCCGACGAAGAAGACGGCCGGCGGCCACGTCCAGACGTACACCGCGAGCGCGAGCCCGGAGAGCCCACCCCAGACGAGCGGGCGACGCATGGCGTCGAACTCACGCTGGGCGAGCAGTTCGAAGATCGGTTTCTCCGCCATAGCGACCCGAAGCGTCGCGGCGATGGTCGCAGCGGCGACGGCGAAGAAGAGCACCTCGGCGATGTGGTGGTCGGAGCTACCGACGAGTCCGCGCTGGAGGAACGCCCCCGAGGCGAGCGACAGGAAGAGCACGGAGACGAGCCCGCCGGTGCGGTCGGAGAGACCGCGCGCGAGCACGTAGATTGGGAGGAGTGCGAGGGCACCGAAGACGACCGGCGCGAACAGGTGGACCATCTGGACGGTCTGTTCGCTCGGGCTGCCGAGGCCGATGACGAGTGCGGCCGTCGCGATGAGCTGGTCGAACAGCGTGCCGAACTGGCCGACTGCGACGCCTTCGGGGTAGCCGGTCCACGGGTCGAAGCCGATGGTAAACGGCCAGTGTTCGACGGTGTACTGAACGGCGCGATAATGGTACCACGGGTCGTTGCTGGCAAACAGGACGCCGTCGTCGGTGAC
This portion of the Halosegnis longus genome encodes:
- a CDS encoding oligosaccharyl transferase, archaeosortase A system-associated — its product is MSDSAESREQSVFDRLREVYHIPLLALAVLFAAWVRTRGWRQYVTDDGVLFASNDPWYHYRAVQYTVEHWPFTIGFDPWTGYPEGVAVGQFGTLFDQLIATAALVIGLGSPSEQTVQMVHLFAPVVFGALALLPIYVLARGLSDRTGGLVSVLFLSLASGAFLQRGLVGSSDHHIAEVLFFAVAAATIAATLRVAMAEKPIFELLAQREFDAMRRPLVWGGLSGLALAVYVWTWPPAVFFVGLLGIFFALAAALYQVRGVSPDHVLFVGVIMGVVFALLTLVTIDVFTIDAVKLSLLQPLLGVGLAAGCGFLAAFARLWDDRELDARLYPLGVLGVGVVGLGAFALVLPETFDYFVGQVSRIFGYTATQESRTVQEAQPIPLAEVGSRFYQSFGLGFYVALVGAVVALYRLATDDEPRSDLLLVLVLFGGMFLAAITQQRFGYYLAVPVAALTGYAAAFTFGIVDVRERIAAMEQPTAYQVMAVLTVLLVVAAPLAVGTISQQTQAGTQRYNAVDVAQGSANPGEVTRWTGTLDWMNENTPAIGAYGDGTPSDLEYLGTYDRTDDYQYADGEYGTLAWWDYGHWITVLGERIPNANPFQQNAGYAADVLLAPDEETATGMLDNGNGEQTRYVMVDYQLGMPGTRKYSAPTAFTDYDVNATELQQYIYTSSSIDQVIEQQDNSLARTLTLLSSQRAYESLRVRLYQGHGSRMSPVNDDGSVTVYDWDLNRGIPVASQGNLTRRFANMSAAQEFVDEDGTAQIGGVPGTPTETVEALEQFRLVHASSESSARDPRRAAVKTFERVPGAEVTVEGPADTTVTAQVQMNMTARERQRPTVVDGQLQYTGTGQPETFVYEQQVTTDADGEATFRLPYSTTGYEEYGVDAGYTNVSVRAAGPYQFTTPVETDEQTLVTDRYNATADVTEGQVLGEEDGATITLERTVIDRPEGAQESNTTEMMAPTPELAP